In Dromaius novaehollandiae isolate bDroNov1 chromosome 29, bDroNov1.hap1, whole genome shotgun sequence, the DNA window TTCGTGCCTGCCCGGGCAGTGCCACCGTGTCCCTCCCTGGTCCCTCCCGGCAGCACGGCATGTGCCCTGGCTGCTTCCTTCCAGGACGAGGCTTCCTGGTGTCCCGGTGGAGGTGACAGCGCCCGCAGCGTCACCCTGCACGGCAAAATCAGCAAATTAGTGCCAGGGGTTGCAAGGTTTCCTCCATGGGCCCAGCCGGGGCTCGCGGGGCTCGGGCATCCCGTGGGTATCCCGTGGGCACAGCCTCCGGacgagccccccccgcccccccccatgTGCCCAGTAGCCCCGTGGCGCTCCGGTGAGCTGGGCCGGCCCCGATGCCAGGGAACGTGGCAGGAGCGGGAAGCGGCTGCCCCAGCCCTCGGTTTCCATCGGGTACCAATAACCGGTGCCAGGAAACGCCACGCCGAAGCGGGGCTGGCCGAGGGCCCGCACGCAGCCGTGCCCCGAGTCGTGACATCTCTCCTGGCTCCGCAGAAGAGCTGTTGAGAAACAGCCTCTGCCGGGCGCCCGTTCATGGGTTTGGAGTTGACCAAAGGAATGAGACCCGTCACACCCCAGGCGcccgggcggcgggccggggccggggccgggacacGCAACATTTCCCAATGGGAAAAACCACCCCCGACTCCCAAGGACCCCCGGCTGGCGCCTTCCGTGTGTTCCCGGAAAACCCACCCGTCCTCGGCTCCCCCAGCGCCTCGAAgccggcaggagaggccccgctcccggcgcccccCCGATGCCACCGGCGCCCCGCGAGCCTCCCGCCGCGTTTCCGTGTTTCGCCCGGACGGGTTTGGCGCTTCCTGCGGCACCTCCCTGGCGAAGCCCCGGGAAAAGTCGGTTCCTGGAGCCAGGCTAGAAATTGCCGTCtgggcgcgccgcgccgccttgCACAACGGCCGGTGTTATCGCCCCGGAGGGAATCCGAGGGTGTCACGAATCGTAGCTCAGGGAGCGTATAAAAGCCAGCCGGCCGCACCGTGCATTCACCCGCCTGCTGCGCCCGGTGCACCGCGTCTCCGCACGCCACCCGCCCCGGTGAGTAGCTCCGCACGGAGCGTCGGCCGCCGGCCGCTCGCTGCTCCGGCCCGGGGCTGGCGGAGGGCGGGGGGATCCCGCTCCTCTGGCCCCTCCGAGCCCGTGGCTGCCTTCTCTCCCCAGGTACGACGAGATGAAGACCGACCTGGAGCTCGCGCTGGACTGCGCCGTCAACATCTACCACCAGTACGCGGTCAAGAAGCCCCTGGACGACTACCTGGACAGGGGCGAGTTCAAGGCGCTGCTGACGGACAACGCCAAGCCCTTCCTCGCCCACACCACGCCGGTGAGAGCCCGGCGCGGcaggctgccgccggggccgggtccccggggggggcccctgggggggcccgggagctgccccggggggaGGCAGATCTCTAAGGTTTTCCCCAAACCGTGCAATCTTTGCGTCAGCCTCCTGAGCGAGGTGCTGCCGCGGAGAcggggctgggggtgcggggtgATGCTGCGCCCGCCGCGCCTCAGCCTGCCTCTTTTTCGGgtttctcctgctgcagcccggcctggACAGAGATGTCTACATCAACCAGCTCTTCAACAGAGCCGACCGCAACCGCAACGGTCGCCTGAAGTTCACCGAGTTCCTGACCACGCTGATTCTCATATTCATTGAAGCCCATAAGAGGTCCCACCAGCATCCCAACGAGCCTGGCCACGGCCACGAGCACGGCCACAAGCACGGCCACGACCATGGCCACAGCCCCCAACACTGAAGCGGTTCCTGGGCTGACTGTGCCCGCGGGCTTGTGCTCTTCCCACTCTGTTGTTTCCTTCTGCCCTTGGTattcaaataaaatttctttctttaagcACCAAATACATCTGTGTCCTGCTGTCTCGGGGGGGAACGGGACACCATGCACCTCGTCCCAGCCCACGGCTGCGGGGGTCAAACGCAGATTGCCCGGGGAGCAACGGGGAAGGGAAGGTGCCCGAGGGGGACCCTgggagccaggacgcctgggtcccgccgCCGCGTCTCCTTGCAGACGGAGGGTCTCGCTGTCCCTGGGGGGGCTGGTTCGTGCAGGGGCCGGGCGCAGGCTCGGCCTCGCTgcagggcgggcggcgaggggatGGAGCGGAgccaggtgccccccccccccggggcagctcgCGTGGGCGACAGAGCAGACGCGACACAATAGCACTATTGTGTCCcagccgcggcggggcagcgcccggccccacACCCTGCCCCACGGACCCGGGCGGGCTGCCGAGAGCCAGCCCAGGCCAGGCACGCGGCTGCAGCCACGGACGCCCAGCAGCTCCCGCGCGAGccccggcgctggggcaggagcagggctgggggctcgGTGCTCCTCGGGCTCGGCCCCACGCTGCCGCGGGACAAACCCGCCGGTTTTATTGGTGGCGACACGCTTGCAGGCCGCCCCGGGGACGGGATGCCCAAGGGGAGAAGAGGCTCCTTGTCCTTTGGGGGTTGCCAACCGTCCCGGGGGAAACCCGCAGCCCCGGAGCGTCCGGCGCCAGCCCAACCCGGGAGCCCGGCCCGCGAGACGCCGCGGCGCGAAAGCAAGCGTGGGGTTGTTGCGGGGTTCTTTGCTCCTGGTGATGCAGCTCTCTGCGCTGCTGCGCTTTACCGCGGGGGAGCAGCTCTGTCCCCCCGGCACCGGCGGGGAAATCTCGGGATCCCCCCGGCTCCTTGCAGGAACAGGCCTCCCCCTGCCCAAGGCGCCTTCCCGGAGGgcagcagcaccccagggccgtTTGGGCATGGCTCTCCTTGCCACGGGCTGCCCCAGAAAGAGGTGCCCGCTCGCGGGGGAGGGGAGCGTGGCCCCCGTCACCCCCCAGCCACCCCGCACCGCAGCAGGAAGGCGTTGGTGCACAGGGCGTCAGGTAAACCGCCCCAGCTTTACAAGCCCGTTTGGGGAACAAGGATGCAATTTTGGATTGCCAACAGTCCCTAATGAGAAGAAGGGGAAGATCAGCAGACAGTGAGTCAGGGACACCAGGACAAAGCTCACGCAACAGCTTTTCACGCTCCCCTGGGGGCTTGCGGAAGCGCCCTCAAACAGGAATAGTGACCCTTGTGGGGCTTTTTTGTCTCTAATCTCTTCCTGGAACCTATTATGTTATTTTTACATCTCTTCATTGTGTCTTCGTCATTCTTCCAGTACCTGTTCTGCCTCCAGTACCTGCAAGAGCGGTAGCAGTGAGCCGCTCTTGCAAAACACTTGCTGGGTAATATTCCAGCCCGCGAGGACCTCGACAGCaggttttcttcctgttttgagCCTAGTTTCCCCTGCAATGTTTCCAGGGCAAAAGGGAAACAAGTGGCACAAGTGATGTGCTAGGGCATCATCTGGGAAAAGTGACTTACTGAAAGGGAGATACGACCTTCATCATTGCTGGTGTTCAGCCAGTTGGCATTGCAGAAAAGGCAGAGCCCAGCATCCCACTaagagcgaggaggaggaagcgATCCCCATGTCTCCTTCTGCCACAGTCCATCGCGCTTCAAGACCACAGAGGACAAAAATCCTCAGAATGTTACAAAACCTGCAAAGTTTCAGCAAGTCTTGTCCAGGCACCCTTGTTCGGTCTGAGGTTACAAAAGCACGCGCAGCATTTCCCCCAGCCCGCACTCAGGCTGTCCCCGCGCTGCGGGCGACGGGGCGTTCCTGGGCCCGCGCCCCTCCGAGGCAGCGACCCGGCGGGTGCGACCAAGAACTAGGAGCAGCGGCTGAGGCGGGGAGGGGCTCATGACTTCCCACCTGGTAATTTCCAGGTACGGGAAACGCTAACTCAAGCTGCTGCTTGCCGCAGGTGTGTCACGCCGGCTGATGAAAGAGGGCCTCAGAGGTGTATAAAAGGGCAGCCCGGGCTCTCGGATCACCACAGCCAACCCATCTTCTGCAAACCCTCCGCGAGACCAGGGTAAGTGACACTGCAATGGCTCTTGCAGCTCGTTAGAGGACGAGGGAGAAGCAGTTTTGCACATCAGGCCATGTCGTGCATATTATCTCAGGGTCACGCTTCCcacctggggcagggggaagcagcGTTTTTGGCTACAACAAGGCTTTTTGCCATTAAAGAACGATGGCGTTTCCACGTCGGGTCTAGTGGAGGTGCGGGTGCTCCCGCCGGCAAGGGGAGCTCCCCCGGCGGGCGGCACCCAGCCGAGAGCAGGGGCTCCCCGCGCTCGCGTCCCCGGCACGGGAGGGTTTGCAGCCCAAAGGGACAGGCGAGACGGGGACGCGCAGAGCCCCTCACCGAGCCGCCTTCACGCCCTCCGAGCCACCCCTGCTGCTCGGGGCACGTTATAGATACATGCCTACGACCGGATGGGTTTGTCCGACCCGCCTGGGAAATGCCTTCAGGTCAGCAAGAATAAGCCGCTGCTTGGGTGAAGCTAAAATTAGAGGTGGTTGAGCGAAGCCGTAAAGAGGTGATACTCCTAAAACCTCTCATTACGCGCTTGGCATCAAGGAGCTGCTAACGGCTCGCGGCAGCCTGGCGCCCGCAGCCCTCTCAGGGAGGGGATTTACCCCGGCGGGTGCCCGGGCCGAGAGCGTCCACCTGGGGAAGGGGCTCCGCTCCGGAGCTGACGGCCACCGGGTTTCTCCGCAGCTATCCCGAGCGCCCAGCCATGTCCACCACCAGCCTTCCCCAGCCTCGGGAGCTCCCGGGAAACTGCACGCTGGAGACGTCCCTGAAAGGCGTCGTGGACGTCTACCACCGCTACAGCTCCCGCGAGGGCGAGCTCGACCTGCTCAGCTACAAGGATTTCTGCACGCTGCTGACCGAGCAGGCGCCCACCTTCCTGGCAGCCTGCGTGAGTGCTGGGCGGCCGCCGTCGGGGCGGGGGGCAAggcggcccggggggggtccGTGCCCCAAACCGGCGCGTTTGTGCCCACGCGGAGCCACCCGCGCGCGCAGGGGGCTGGGGCGGGAGCCTCTCTGCCTGGGGCGTTAGGCAGGAGCTAATTGCGAGCTGAAGGGGGTCGCGATGGTTGCACAGCTTCCAAACGCACTGCCCGGGCGTGCAAGAGCGCAGCTGGCTCGGTTTCCGCCGGCAGCTCCGCAGCCGGGGGGGAGGCAGGCTAACGCGCCCCCGTCCCCCCCTTGCAGAACAGGAACCGGCCCGGCTACCTGGAAAAGCTCTTCAAGGAGACCGACATAAACAAGGACCACGAGCTGACCTTCGAGGAGTTCTGCATCGTCCTGGCCAAGCTGACCGACGATGCCCACCGCATCACCCACGGAAGCGACCGGTGCTCGCCGGACACGGACTGAGCCTGGGAGCGCTCGAGCCGCGCGGGCAGCCCCGACCGGCTCTGCTTGGGGAACCGGGCTCTAGCTACTGCCTCTGCTTCACTCTCTCCTGCTCATGAGACAATAAAGCATCCCTTGAATTTCACCGAGTCCTTCCTATTCCGGCGCTGCTGTTTGCATCCGTCTCTCAGGGGTGTGGGAGGGTGGCGATAGGTGTGGAGGGCTCATCCTcgccccccttctccccctgtCCACGCTGAGTCTCTCTTCTGGACACAGAATCACCCGTGGGCAGGAAAATGCATTAATACCCGCAAGGACAATTCACCCAAGGACACAGGCTCGGCAAGTTCTGCACGCAGTTTTTGCTGTGCATATAAAGAGTTTCTACCCTGTGGGATATTgagatttaattttttccccctgaatCCCAGTGAAAACTCTAAATTTAGAGTTTTCCACAAGGCTGGGCTGGCGGGAGTGCTCCCTCCCGAACCCCTGCATCACTCCTTGCCCAGCGGGGACCAAACGCTGCGGAAACGAGCTGCCTGGGCCAGAGAGGCAGCCGAAGCGATGCATTCCCACAGAGTGAGTTTCCCGTCTCAGAGGTTTCCAGCAGTAAAATATTCTGACCCAAACCCTGGTGAGCACCAACGGGCAGCTATGCCCGTGGACGGGGGCAGGAGGAGGCGACGGCCCGGCGCTGAGCCCTCCCAGCAGACCGGTTCCCGGCACTAACCGCGCTGGGACGGGCCCTGCCCCTCGCGGCGCTTCCCCTCCCGGCTGCGCGTTGGGCTGCCGCCGCCCCACAGGGCCGTGACGCCGTGCACGGCACAGCCGCAGCGGGGTGAGGGCGACGCGCCGCTCGGTCACCGTGCACACAGTGCCCGGATCTGCCCCCACGGAGCCGGGTCCCGGCTCCCCTACGGAGCCAGCGCCTGCCAAGCCGCAGCGAGTCGGGAGCTGCCCGACGTGGCCGCTTGTCACCCGAGCCGGAGGGcagggcagcgccttgcccagctcCTGCATCTCTGCAGCATCACCCATCTGATGCCCCTCGGCAGCCCCAGGCACCAGCAGCGCCCAGGAGCCGGGGCGACCCGTCCCCGGGCttcccagggctgcagccagctccaGGGGCTGCTCGGCCAGAGCGTATTTCCTGCTCCGATCTTGGGCTAAAATCCGCCCTGGAACGCGGCCAGCCTCGCGGCGACCACCCCGCCGTGCCCTGCCTCAGCCTGGCGCCCGCCCTTCGCTCCTCCTGCCCGTAAAAGCCTGTTTTGAAAGCGCTTTGCGGCCGCTGCCAAGCGCGGGGTGCCCGGCCAGGGCCCTGCGCCTCGGGGCACGACCGGCCTCGGTTGCCTCAAACCAGATCTTTCGCTGGCCGTGACCGTAGGACGGCTGGTGCCTCGCCTGACACCGCTTCCCACTCGTTCCTCGTCGCAGCTCCAGCGAGCTGACGCTTGCtcagcgcccgcggccccggggccggcttGCAGCGGCTGCCGCAGCGTGGCTATGGGCTCCCCCGGCTCACAGAGCCCAGGAGCAGCCCCATCCCGTGCCCCATAACCTGCCCCACGCCCCATAACCTGCCCTCGCCAGGGCAgcgctgctctgtccctgggatGCTGAAGAGACAAGAGCTGCAGTTTCCTGAGATTGCCACAAAATTCTGCAACCGAGCTGACGGTCCCGAGCGCCCCGTTGTGAAACGCCCCGGCCCTTCCCCAGCCGCTTCGTGCACCAAAACACGCCCGTTGTGAAACGCGGTGCGTCCCCCCGGCAAGGGCCGGCGTCCCGCGGGGGCTCGCTGCGGACTGCGCACGGCCCCGTTCCGGCCTGCGCTTCGTGCCCGAGATTAGCATCACGTTCAGCAGGTTAAACAGACCTGCAAACCCCGAGCGAGCCAGCTGAAACGGCAGGCAGGGCATTTTAATAAAGCAGCACTGGAAAATCTTGTTTTGCTCCCGAACTTAGCCGCTCCGAGCCGAACTGTCTGCAGCGCCGAGATGAGCAAACAGCCACGGGGAGCGGGGCACCGCCGCTTCGCCGGGTAAAAATACACCTTGGGCCCCACCCGGCCTCTGCGGTTTGGAGGATACCTCGGGTGGGGAGAAGCCAGTCTTGGCTCCAGCTGCCGCTAACCGCAGAGCTGAACCAGCCTTCCTGGAGCCCGGCCAGGCTGGGACTGCCCCCAGCAAGGGACAGTCCTGGGGCGCGTGGGCCCCATGCTCAGCACCAGGTGACAGCAAGCAGGAGGAACGGGGAGGTGGCCCTGCAGGTCCCCTCCGCCTCGGGGCACGGAAAGCAGCCCCCAGATCAGAGCAGGAGAGACCAGGCCAAACTAAAGCGGCAGCCAAGGGGATTCGTGCTGGGAGGTGGCACAAGCTGCACCCCAGGTCAGCGATGCCGCCGTGCCCCCCCACCTCTGCCGGGCAGGGGTGACCTCCACAGGGAGGTGACACACCGATGTTGCGGGAAAAGCCGCAGAGACCCCTTT includes these proteins:
- the LOC112994021 gene encoding protein S100-A12, encoding MKTDLELALDCAVNIYHQYAVKKPLDDYLDRGEFKALLTDNAKPFLAHTTPPGLDRDVYINQLFNRADRNRNGRLKFTEFLTTLILIFIEAHKRSHQHPNEPGHGHEHGHKHGHDHGHSPQH
- the LOC112994018 gene encoding protein S100-A7A isoform X2 produces the protein MSTTSLPQPRELPGNCTLETSLKGVVDVYHRYSSREGELDLLSYKDFCTLLTEQAPTFLAACNRNRPGYLEKLFKETDINKDHELTFEEFCIVLAKLTDDAHRITHGSDRCSPDTD
- the LOC112994018 gene encoding protein S100-A7A isoform X1, yielding MPTTGWVCPTRLGNAFSYPERPAMSTTSLPQPRELPGNCTLETSLKGVVDVYHRYSSREGELDLLSYKDFCTLLTEQAPTFLAACNRNRPGYLEKLFKETDINKDHELTFEEFCIVLAKLTDDAHRITHGSDRCSPDTD